Proteins from a genomic interval of Ciona intestinalis chromosome 9, KH, whole genome shotgun sequence:
- the LOC108949768 gene encoding uncharacterized protein LOC108949768 produces MNLNSIVIASFVQVLICLSVCHQTGAITDKVRMFYLDKTYSEAERFCQRWKGKRSSLLSFNQLDENLITRLSLVAGRRSNGTSSVPLFYISRPSFDKNRCTVLSPNDQIQQFQVTNCETRQHFICIKHLKLKPEVREIEIVDGPVSLPQYELKCSHFLDDLALAKVVHSNGRVWGWEMNYPQTEWVIERREHFVRLRPLSSVQTILSENKVELNVTHMDVFWGKSATVGSRHSFQSSYWAGEIQISHEQHPKLGFIGLSFMLRERLHPKNDHWEPILRNLIQTNLIRPSNRIHLKIENLMKAGPNQRSHNVLNHAIGYRTWTRCGHNFDFFERTWLVHTIPIELSTSQFSVLRKLPITTRNVK; encoded by the exons atgaatttaaattcaattgtTATAGCGAGTTTTGTTCAAGTTCTAATTTGTCTCTCCGTTTGCCACCAAACGG gAGCAATAACCGACAAGGTGCGCATGTTTTATCTCGACAAAACTTATTCGGAAGCTGAGAGATTTTGCCAACGTTGGAAGGGTAAACGATCCAGTTTGCTCAGTTTTAATCAACTTGATGAAAATCTGATAACAAGATTAAGTCTAGTTGCTGGAAGACGAAGCAATGGCACTTCTTCTGTgccattgttttatatttcacgaCCA TCGTTCGACAAGAATCGGTGCACTGTATTGAGTCCAAACGACCAAATCCAGCAGTTTCAAGTAACTAACTGCGAAACAAGACAGCACTTTATTTGCATAAAAC atttgaaattaaaaccGGAAGTCAGAGAAATTGAAATTGTTGACGGGCCAGTTTCGTTGCCACAATATGAATTAAAATGTTCCCATTTTCTGGACGATCTCGCCCTTGCAAAAGTAGTCCACAGCAATGGGCGTGTATGGGGCTGGGAGATGAATTATCCTCAAACAGAATGGGTTATAGAAAGGCGCGAACATTTTG ttCGGCTTCGCCCGCTTTCGTCCGTACAAACGATTCTGAGTGAAAATAAAGTAGAGCTTAACGTAACACATATGGATGTATTTTGGGGCAAGTCAGCAACTGTTGGTTCGAGACATTCGTTTCAGTCGAGTTACTGGGCAGGAGAG ATCCAAATATCACATGAACAGCATCCGAAGTTAGGATTTATCGGGCTTTCGTTTATGCTCAGG GAACGTCTTCACCCGAAAAACGACCACTGGGAACCAATATTAAGAAATTTAATTCAAACTAACTTAATAAGACCAAGCAATcgaattcatttaaaaatagaaaa TTTAATGAAAGCAGGGCCGAACCAGAGATCCCACAACGTTTTGAATCATGCTATCGGGTACAGGACTTGGACAAGATGTGGTcacaattttgatttttttgaaagAACGTGGCTCGTTCATACGATACCAATAGAATTATCAACAAGTCAG TTTTCTGTTTTACGGAAACTTCCAATAACTACTAGAAACGTGAAGTGA
- the LOC100178317 gene encoding 4-coumarate--CoA ligase 1-like, with amino-acid sequence MVLTRPNDLPLPSVGYSSYYLPILKGFGENIALVDIGNEEASYTFSQVHDNSIKYANLLIKLGIGNGDVIALCCGNCAEYLMLLLAAAELGVSVTTCNPKHTQSEMIHQFNVVAPKLVIADSNIVEKLEHVSEAVTAIKKIATLGKHEKYICLRQSLNQESSVKEYVPVTSKRDISNTPFVLPFSSGTTGKPKAVQHSQAIYTAYTLLWSATLKLPNHGICYCIVPMFHMFGMVTSLSAITQGCKLIVGTKFEASSSLAAIEKYKITHAPLVPPMVIAFSKENLQKYDLSSMEYILSAAAPLPVKVGDNLRELWKTVKINQCYGMSEAAPLSGCLEPDCPKESVGRLAFNLQVKVVDVKTGKELGPNLDGELRYKGPQVFMGYYNAPEATRNSFDEDNWFRSGDIGHYDERGYIYIVDRLKDLIKYKGFQVSPAEIERVLFENPKIADAAVFGVPDNEAGELPRAFIVKRKESLTASEVHEYLKDRLSSYKQLRGGIIFRDSIPKAQSGKVIRRSLRSVESKL; translated from the exons ATGGTGCTGACACGTCCTAATGATTTGCCTTTGCCAAGTGTAGGCTACAGCAGTTACTATCTTCCGATACTAAAGGGCTTCGGAGAGAATATAGCTCTG gtTGATATTGGAAACGAAGAAGCAAGCTACACTTTCTCACAAGTACATGACAACTCAATCAAATATGCAAACCTACTAATAAAGTTAGGTATTGGCAACGGAGATGTTATTGCTCTCTGCTGTGGAAACTGCGCAGAGTATTTAATGCTATTATTAGCTGCTGCTGAATTGGGTGTGAGTGTTACAACCTGTAAtccaaaacacacacaaa GTGAAATGATTCATCAGTTCAATGTTGTTGCACCAAAACTTGTAATTGCCGATTCAAATATCGTGGAAAAACTGGAGCATGTTTCAGAAGCTGTAACTGCCATCAAG AAAATAGCGACGCTTGGAAAACATGAGAAATATATCTGCTTACGGCAATCATTAAATCAAGAATCTTCTGTGAAAG AGTACGTTCCAGTGACGTCCAAACGAGACATTAGCAATACACCTTTTGTTCTCCCGTTTTCTAGCGGGACCACTGGAAAACCAAAAGCAGTTCAACATTCTCAAGCTATATATACTGCATACACCTTGCTATGGTC AGCCACATTAAAGCTTCCCAACCACGGAATATGTTATTGCATTGTACCAATGTTTCATATGTTTGGAATGGTCACATCTCTCAGCGCTATCACGCAAGGCTGTAAACTCATAGTTGGGACTAAATTTGAAGCTTCGAGCAGCCTTGCCGCAATAGAAAAGTACAAG ATTACACACGCCCCTCTTGTACCACCAATGGTGATTGCGTTTTCAAAAGAAAACTTGCAAAAGTACGATTTGTCGTCCATGGAATACATTCTGTCTGCAGCAGCCCCTTTGCCAGTAAAAGTTGGTGACAACTTGAGGGAGCTTTGGAAAACCGTCAAGATAAACCAAT GTTATGGGATGAGTGAAGCCGCGCCACTGTCAGGTTGTCTGGAGCCGGACTGTCCAAAAGAATCAGTTGGTCGTTTAGCGTTTAATTTGCAAGTGAAG GTTGTAGATGTTAAGACTGGCAAAGAACTGGGTCCGAATCTAGACGGAGAGTTACGGTACAAGGGGCCTCAG GTATTTATGGGCTATTACAATGCTCCAGAAGCGACAAGGAACAGTTTTGATGAAGACAATTGGTTTCGGAGTGGAGATATTGGGCACTATGACGAAAgaggttacatttatattgtaGATCGGTTGAAAGACTTGATCAAATATAAAGGATTTCAG GTATCACCGGCCGAGATAGAACGCGTTCTATTTGAAAACCCTAAAATTGCTGACGCAGCAGTATTTGGAGTGCCTGATAATGAAGCGGGAGAACTTCCGAGAGCTTTTATAGTAAAGAGGAAGGAATCTCTGACCGCCTCAGAGGTGCACGAGTATTTAAAAG ATCGCCTGTCAAGTTACAAGCAACTGCGTGGAGGTATTATCTTTCGAGATTCGATTCCGAAAGCACAGAGTGGGAAGGTTATCAGAAGGTCACTGCGGTCTGTTGAGAGTAAACTGTAG